One window from the genome of Hydra vulgaris chromosome 02, alternate assembly HydraT2T_AEP encodes:
- the LOC136075982 gene encoding uncharacterized protein LOC136075982 — MQLFDWDQELKEDIVLIYLLKLNENKSLGCDNISPYVLKHCAEGLSKPLFLIFKKSIHSVELPELWQSANITPLFKKGDKKDPLNYRPISLTSIPSFLLKTTTKELDLSVIVSSDIKWNHQVQAATSKAQRILCYKKKLYLYLY, encoded by the exons ATGCAATTATTTGACTGGGACCAAGAACTAAAAGAAGATAttgtacttatttatttattaaaacttaatgaaAACAAGTCACTTGGTTGTGATAACATCAGTCCCTATGTGCTAAAGCATTGTGCAGAAGGATTATCCAAacctttgtttttaatattcaagaaaTCGATTCATTCAGTTGAGCTGCCAGAATTATGGCAATCTGCAAACATTacaccactttttaaaaaaggagacaAGAAAGATCCGCTCAACTACAGACCTATCTCTTTAACATCGATACCAA gttttcttttaaaaacgaCAACAAAAGAATTAGACTTAAGTGTAATAGTTTCATCCGATATAAAATGGAATCATCAGGTTCAAGCAGCTACAAGTAAAGCACAAAGAATCTTATGTTATAAGAAAAAgctttacttatatttatactgA